In Scylla paramamosain isolate STU-SP2022 chromosome 19, ASM3559412v1, whole genome shotgun sequence, a single genomic region encodes these proteins:
- the LOC135109544 gene encoding uncharacterized protein LOC135109544, with the protein MGGAKIQDVKRKVKEEVQEMEERSLLVVQGGGNNLVEAGAEDTVKAVIEAVRAAEEKMCLAVVGVLRRPREGVQYEKVRREMNRKICMELMKVKMEWMAGKKGNVSFLDMDGILDQDKFFGRDGVHLNHNGNERLGRRLAEWMRARQVCCVDDA; encoded by the coding sequence atgggaggtgctaagatccaagacgtcaagaggaaagtcaaggaagaagtgcaagaaatggaagagagaagcctgctagttgtccaaggaggaggcaacaacttagtagaggcaggtgctgaagacacagtaaaggcagtgatagaagcagtgagggcagcagaagaaaagatgtgtttggctgtggtgggggtcctgcggcgcccacgggaaggagtgcagtatgagaaagtcagaagagaaatgaaccgcaagatatgcatggaactcatgaaggtcaaaatggaatggatggcagggaagaagggcaacgtgagcttcctggacatggatgggatcctcgaccaggacaaattcttcgggagagacggggtccacctcaaccacaacgggaatgagaggctaggacgtcgactggccgagtggatgagggcgaggcaggtgtgttgtgtggacgacGCATGA
- the LOC135109545 gene encoding uncharacterized protein LOC135109545 isoform X1, giving the protein MDDNVEECPVCLTTFDDTLRRPRNLPCGHTVCSPCIDGLKQQGAITCPTCRASHAVPEAGQFPISYITEGLIRRLRRLASLPAEPGKQAAPPVTRPAPKATTGFSRKAQSLLQEQEVKVLAAIRSCQEEQSQLAEYLTTLGGWSSRQQRLQDEPQTLVDQSKSAQEAVHREESRVEGRQEEVRQKEQQLHAALQSLRTAATRQEAYEVIEDTDLLVEKDSQTEGCLGVFPNVHAVTTVTRVGVASHLLCLQVTPLATVAEASRAALQAATAAAAATQAALKAAGTAAAASGDSSLPAAWAEASSIADRLQALLAPPLTAEDLHSLTQRARGLVEAGLVFAVHDVKGQTRHARISLEDGSLYLHSLQAQVLPNFIATLQMGKVVPAAPPCEVFLDLAWPGSAARRVVVSLPQDTPRGRQFMLLCSGQRGACYANTRLFNVMREGQPGECVVGGDYQTGDGRGGAALLPHLDQGEYWQSGKAGAVWWWRWRGDPARGAQFSITTRGVQRGSIWCGVFGQVVRGLEVVQEAAQHRPVTEVTVVQCGVVLSR; this is encoded by the exons ATG GATGACAACGTGGAGGAGTGTCCAGTGTGCCTCACCACCTTTGACGACACCCTCAGGCGGCCACGCAACCTGCCCTGTGGCCATACAGTGTGCTCGCCGTGCATTGACGGACTGAAGCAGCAGGGTGCCATCACGTGCCCCACCTGCCGGGCGAGTCACGCCGTGCCCGAGGCGGGCCAGTTCCCCATCTCCTATATTACAGAGGGCCTTATCAGGAGACTGAGAAGACTGGCCTCTCTGCCAGCCGAGCCAGGGAAGCAGGCAGCCCCACCAGTGACACGGCCTGCACCAAAGGCGACAACGGGATTCAGCAGGAAGGCACAGTCCCTGCTGCAGGAGCAAGAAGTGAAGGTCCTGGCTGCCATCCGCTCCTGCCAGGAGGAGCAGAGCCAGCTGGCCGAGTATCTGACAACCCTCGGTGGCTGGAGCAGTCGCCAGCAGCGGCTGCAAGACGAGCCGCAGACTCTGGTGGACCAGAGCAAGAGTGCCCAGGAGGCGGTGCACCGCGAGGAGTCCCGGGTAGagggcaggcaggaggaggtgcggcagaaggagcagcagctgcACGCCGCGCTACAGTCGCTGCGCACGGCCGCAACACGGCAGGAAGCTTACGAGGTCATTGAGGACACAGACCTTCTGGTGGAgaaggacagtcagacagaGGGGTGTCTGGGAGTGTTTCCCAACGTCCACGccgtcaccaccgtcaccaggGTGGGTGTGGCCTCACACTTGTTGTGCTTGCAGGTCACTCCTCTGGCCacg GTGGCAGAGGCATCGCGCGCAGCCCTGCAGgccgccaccgctgccgctgctgccacaCAGGCAGCCCTGAAGGCAGCGGGCACTGCTGCTGCAGCCTCGGGGGACTCCAGCCTCCCAGCAGCCTGGGCCGAGGCCTCCTCCATCGCGGATAGGCTGCAGGCCCTGCTGGCGCCGCCCCTGACG gCCGAGGACCTGCACAGCCTAACACAGCGTGCCAGGGGCCTGGTGGAGGCCGGCCTTGTCTTCGCCGTCCACGACGTGAAGGGACAGACTCGGCACGCAAGGATCAGCCTTGAAGACGGCAGCCTTTACCTCCACTCCCTGCAGGCCCAGGTCCTGCCGAACTTCATCGCCACCCTGCAG ATGGGGAAGGTGGTGCCGGCCGCCCCCCCCTGCGAAGTGTTCCTGGACCTGGCGTGGCCCGGCAGCGCGGCGCggcgggtggtggtgagtcTACCCCAGGACACCCCCAGGGGCCGGCAGTTCATGCTGCTGTGCTCGGGCCAGCGGGGCGCCTGCTACGCCAACACCAGGCTGTTTAACGTGATGCGTGAGGGACAGCcgggggagtgtgtggtgggaggAGACTACCAGacaggtgatgggaggggaggagccgCCCTGCTGCCTCACCTTGACCAGGGTGAGTACTGGCAGTCAGGCAAGGCGggggctgtgtggtggtggcggtggcgtggTGACCCTGCCCGTGGTGCTCAGTTCAGCATCACCACCCGGGGCGTGCAGCGTGGTAGTATTTGGTGTGGTGTCTTTGGCCAGGTGGTGCGGGGCCTGGAGGTGGTGCAGGAGGCAGCCCAGCACCGCCCCGTTACTGAGGTgactgtggtgcagtgtggcgtGGTGCTGTCAAGATAg
- the LOC135109545 gene encoding uncharacterized protein LOC135109545 isoform X2, which yields MDDNVEECPVCLTTFDDTLRRPRNLPCGHTVCSPCIDGLKQQGAITCPTCRASHAVPEAGQFPISYITEGLIRRLRRLASLPAEPGKQAAPPVTRPAPKATTGFSRKAQSLLQEQEVKVLAAIRSCQEEQSQLAEYLTTLGGWSSRQQRLQDEPQTLVDQSKSAQEAVHREESRVEGRQEEVRQKEQQLHAALQSLRTAATRQEAYEVIEDTDLLVEKDSQTEGCLGVFPNVHAVTTVTRVAEASRAALQAATAAAAATQAALKAAGTAAAASGDSSLPAAWAEASSIADRLQALLAPPLTAEDLHSLTQRARGLVEAGLVFAVHDVKGQTRHARISLEDGSLYLHSLQAQVLPNFIATLQMGKVVPAAPPCEVFLDLAWPGSAARRVVVSLPQDTPRGRQFMLLCSGQRGACYANTRLFNVMREGQPGECVVGGDYQTGDGRGGAALLPHLDQGEYWQSGKAGAVWWWRWRGDPARGAQFSITTRGVQRGSIWCGVFGQVVRGLEVVQEAAQHRPVTEVTVVQCGVVLSR from the exons ATG GATGACAACGTGGAGGAGTGTCCAGTGTGCCTCACCACCTTTGACGACACCCTCAGGCGGCCACGCAACCTGCCCTGTGGCCATACAGTGTGCTCGCCGTGCATTGACGGACTGAAGCAGCAGGGTGCCATCACGTGCCCCACCTGCCGGGCGAGTCACGCCGTGCCCGAGGCGGGCCAGTTCCCCATCTCCTATATTACAGAGGGCCTTATCAGGAGACTGAGAAGACTGGCCTCTCTGCCAGCCGAGCCAGGGAAGCAGGCAGCCCCACCAGTGACACGGCCTGCACCAAAGGCGACAACGGGATTCAGCAGGAAGGCACAGTCCCTGCTGCAGGAGCAAGAAGTGAAGGTCCTGGCTGCCATCCGCTCCTGCCAGGAGGAGCAGAGCCAGCTGGCCGAGTATCTGACAACCCTCGGTGGCTGGAGCAGTCGCCAGCAGCGGCTGCAAGACGAGCCGCAGACTCTGGTGGACCAGAGCAAGAGTGCCCAGGAGGCGGTGCACCGCGAGGAGTCCCGGGTAGagggcaggcaggaggaggtgcggcagaaggagcagcagctgcACGCCGCGCTACAGTCGCTGCGCACGGCCGCAACACGGCAGGAAGCTTACGAGGTCATTGAGGACACAGACCTTCTGGTGGAgaaggacagtcagacagaGGGGTGTCTGGGAGTGTTTCCCAACGTCCACGccgtcaccaccgtcaccagg GTGGCAGAGGCATCGCGCGCAGCCCTGCAGgccgccaccgctgccgctgctgccacaCAGGCAGCCCTGAAGGCAGCGGGCACTGCTGCTGCAGCCTCGGGGGACTCCAGCCTCCCAGCAGCCTGGGCCGAGGCCTCCTCCATCGCGGATAGGCTGCAGGCCCTGCTGGCGCCGCCCCTGACG gCCGAGGACCTGCACAGCCTAACACAGCGTGCCAGGGGCCTGGTGGAGGCCGGCCTTGTCTTCGCCGTCCACGACGTGAAGGGACAGACTCGGCACGCAAGGATCAGCCTTGAAGACGGCAGCCTTTACCTCCACTCCCTGCAGGCCCAGGTCCTGCCGAACTTCATCGCCACCCTGCAG ATGGGGAAGGTGGTGCCGGCCGCCCCCCCCTGCGAAGTGTTCCTGGACCTGGCGTGGCCCGGCAGCGCGGCGCggcgggtggtggtgagtcTACCCCAGGACACCCCCAGGGGCCGGCAGTTCATGCTGCTGTGCTCGGGCCAGCGGGGCGCCTGCTACGCCAACACCAGGCTGTTTAACGTGATGCGTGAGGGACAGCcgggggagtgtgtggtgggaggAGACTACCAGacaggtgatgggaggggaggagccgCCCTGCTGCCTCACCTTGACCAGGGTGAGTACTGGCAGTCAGGCAAGGCGggggctgtgtggtggtggcggtggcgtggTGACCCTGCCCGTGGTGCTCAGTTCAGCATCACCACCCGGGGCGTGCAGCGTGGTAGTATTTGGTGTGGTGTCTTTGGCCAGGTGGTGCGGGGCCTGGAGGTGGTGCAGGAGGCAGCCCAGCACCGCCCCGTTACTGAGGTgactgtggtgcagtgtggcgtGGTGCTGTCAAGATAg